One Flagellimonas sp. CMM7 genomic region harbors:
- a CDS encoding quinol:cytochrome C oxidoreductase produces the protein MYTFSNRLKIGSFIAMAVGLICLATGFLSAPSTVEEAKAMVASAHGDGHGGGHAEEASHQTTTDSHAEKDAHGAEASHDASHDEHLLHQLQNRPWSALYVAAFFFFMISLGVLAFYAIQRAAQAGWSPLLFRVMEGITAYLVPGGIIVFVILLLSVLHMNHMFVWMDADVVAHDKLLQGKAGYLNPTFFLIRAAIFLGGWIFYREYSRKLSLAQDESDDNSNFKLNFRISAAFLVFYLITESMMSWDWIMSVDPHWFSTLFGWYVFASMFVSGITVIAMVTIYLKSKGHLENVNDSHIHDLAKFMFGISIFWTYLWFSQFMLIWYANIPEEVTYFITRIEDYKLPFFGMLAMNFIFPLLVLMNSDYKRVNWFVIMAGIVVLFGHYMDVFNMIMPATVGDQWYIGLPEIGGILFFGGLFVYWVFNTLTKQPLQPKRNPFIEESRQFHY, from the coding sequence ATGTACACGTTTTCAAACAGACTAAAAATAGGATCTTTCATTGCAATGGCAGTTGGATTGATTTGTTTAGCAACAGGTTTTTTATCCGCTCCCAGTACTGTGGAAGAAGCTAAGGCAATGGTAGCCTCAGCACATGGTGATGGTCATGGAGGAGGTCATGCTGAAGAAGCTTCACATCAAACTACGACTGACAGCCACGCAGAAAAAGATGCCCATGGAGCGGAAGCTTCGCATGATGCATCACATGATGAGCATTTGTTGCACCAATTACAAAATAGACCTTGGTCTGCATTATATGTAGCTGCCTTTTTCTTTTTTATGATATCATTGGGTGTATTGGCCTTTTATGCTATTCAACGAGCAGCACAAGCTGGTTGGTCACCACTGCTATTCCGTGTTATGGAAGGTATTACCGCATATTTGGTGCCTGGTGGAATAATTGTATTTGTTATTTTATTACTTTCTGTATTGCACATGAACCATATGTTTGTTTGGATGGATGCAGATGTGGTTGCACATGATAAATTGTTACAAGGAAAAGCAGGATATTTAAACCCTACTTTCTTTTTAATTCGTGCTGCTATCTTTTTGGGCGGTTGGATTTTTTACCGCGAATATTCTAGAAAACTTTCCTTGGCACAAGATGAGTCTGATGATAATTCAAACTTTAAATTGAATTTCAGAATTTCCGCAGCCTTCTTGGTGTTCTATTTAATTACGGAATCCATGATGTCTTGGGATTGGATAATGAGCGTTGATCCACACTGGTTCAGTACGCTGTTTGGATGGTATGTATTTGCAAGTATGTTTGTTTCTGGAATAACGGTAATTGCAATGGTTACTATTTATCTGAAATCAAAAGGGCATTTAGAGAATGTTAATGATAGCCATATTCATGATTTGGCGAAATTCATGTTCGGTATCAGTATTTTCTGGACATATCTGTGGTTTTCTCAATTTATGTTGATATGGTATGCTAACATCCCAGAAGAGGTAACTTATTTTATTACAAGGATTGAGGATTATAAATTGCCATTCTTTGGAATGTTGGCAATGAACTTTATATTTCCACTATTGGTATTGATGAACAGTGATTACAAAAGAGTAAATTGGTTTGTTATCATGGCTGGTATTGTAGTGCTCTTTGGACACTACATGGATGTTTTCAATATGATTATGCCCGCTACAGTTGGTGACCAATGGTATATAGGATTACCTGAAATTGGAGGAATATTGTTCTTTGGAGGACTGTTTGTGTACTGGGTGTTCAACACGCTTACAAAACAACCATTACAACCAAAGCGCAATCCATTTATTGAGGAAAGTAGACAATTTCATTATTAA
- the ruvB gene encoding Holliday junction branch migration DNA helicase RuvB encodes MNENLDPTPESFSQEELDIERALRPITFDDFTGQEQVLENLKIFVQAANLRGEALDHTLFHGPPGLGKTTLAHILANELGVGIKITSGPVLDKPGDLAGLLTNLEERDVLFIDEIHRLSPIVEEYLYSAMEDYKIDIMIETGPNARTVQINLSPFTLIGATTRSGLLTAPMRARFGIQSRLQYYNTELLSTIVERSAEILKVPITNEAAIEIAGRSRGTPRICNALLRRVRDFAQIKGNGNIDMDISKFSLKALNVDAHGLDEMDNKILITIIDKFKGGPVGITTLATAVSESAETIEEVYEPFLIQQGFIMRTPRGREVTELAYKHLGRLKDGTQGGLF; translated from the coding sequence ATGAATGAAAATCTAGACCCTACACCTGAGAGCTTTTCTCAAGAAGAGCTTGACATTGAAAGAGCGTTGCGACCTATTACTTTTGATGACTTTACTGGTCAGGAGCAAGTGTTGGAGAATTTGAAGATTTTTGTACAGGCAGCTAACCTTCGTGGTGAAGCTCTGGATCATACTTTGTTCCATGGCCCACCAGGATTGGGGAAAACTACCTTGGCTCATATTCTGGCAAATGAACTGGGAGTAGGAATTAAGATTACCTCTGGTCCGGTTTTGGATAAACCGGGAGATTTGGCAGGCCTTTTGACCAATCTTGAAGAACGGGATGTATTGTTTATAGATGAGATTCATCGTTTAAGTCCCATTGTGGAAGAATACTTGTATTCCGCTATGGAGGATTATAAGATTGATATCATGATTGAAACAGGACCGAACGCCAGAACAGTTCAAATCAATCTAAGTCCATTTACATTGATCGGAGCTACCACGCGTTCAGGATTGTTAACGGCACCAATGAGAGCTCGATTTGGTATACAAAGTAGATTACAATATTACAATACAGAGTTATTGTCGACCATTGTAGAACGAAGTGCTGAGATTTTGAAAGTGCCCATTACCAATGAAGCAGCTATTGAGATTGCTGGTAGAAGTAGGGGAACTCCAAGAATTTGCAATGCTCTTTTAAGAAGAGTACGAGATTTTGCCCAAATAAAGGGTAATGGAAATATAGATATGGATATTTCAAAGTTTAGTTTGAAGGCCTTAAATGTAGATGCCCATGGACTGGATGAAATGGACAATAAAATCTTAATTACCATTATTGATAAATTTAAGGGAGGTCCAGTTGGCATTACAACTTTGGCTACCGCAGTTTCAGAAAGTGCAGAAACCATTGAAGAAGTGTACGAGCCTTTTTTAATTCAACAAGGCTTTATTATGCGCACCCCAAGAGGTCGTGAGGTCACCGAGCTTGCATACAAGCATTTGGGTAGGTTGAAAGATGGAACCCAAGGAGGGTTATTTTAA
- a CDS encoding acyl-CoA dehydrogenase, whose product MVKSDYSIGILQYIPFFYVIWSDDLLSASEIAVVKKTIEQDSVLNSDEKNLLSQWLDRENPPIDEEFKQWKHTITNSNVKLIESDTYPLASLSQRLGNLHCERCDFNDHLKHIEINLGIQPNHYNHLFDVEVIHHKTSDFYDSKVLDGILKGSHAKAVDNFRSFLNQPSFHWDVKRNKEDFRGKVLEQVQLLGTNGYGAMAYGPEYGGTGNMPAYGAIFEHLMFIDGSLAVKFGVQFGLFGGSIQKLGTKKHHDQYLTDTGKAKLLGCFAMTETGHGSNVRGIKTTATYDQKTDSIIIHTPGPNDNKEYIGNALHSSMASVFAQLIVDGKNEGVHAVLVPVRDKNNTVLEGIIIEDNGYKLGLNGVDNGKIWFDQVKVPRENLLNEFGEIRDDGTYSSAIKNPNKRFFTMLGTLVGGRICVAKGGVGGAKMALTIAVKHALNRRQFNDSVKIQEDLIMDYPTHQLRLTPAIASAYVYHVTLEEMMKRYSDDSQPDKRKVETQVAGLKSIITWFANDTIQECREACGGKGYLLENRIADLKGDVDIFTTFEGDNNVLLQLAAKGVLSDFKAEFNSAGFTSVLKLLRSQLADKLSTINPIYSNKVDKEHLYNPKFHKHAFNYRTRRLTYTLAMRIRSYIKKGIPSYQAFLKVQTHLLVLGKAYSVELAYHTFNEFCTSVADKKHRVLLEKLGTLYALDQLYNDTGWYLEQGYFGGTKSKAIRQRVERLSTELRPHIEVLVDGFGIPEHCITAPIAK is encoded by the coding sequence ATGGTGAAATCTGATTACTCAATAGGCATTTTACAGTACATCCCTTTTTTTTACGTCATCTGGTCAGATGATTTGCTTTCGGCTTCCGAAATAGCTGTTGTTAAAAAAACCATTGAACAAGATTCAGTTCTTAATTCTGATGAGAAAAATCTGCTCTCACAATGGTTGGATAGAGAAAACCCACCTATAGATGAAGAGTTTAAACAATGGAAACATACTATTACGAATTCCAATGTCAAGTTGATCGAAAGTGATACTTATCCGCTAGCATCATTAAGTCAGCGTTTGGGGAATTTACATTGCGAGCGTTGCGATTTCAACGACCATTTAAAGCACATAGAAATAAACCTAGGGATACAACCCAATCATTACAATCATTTGTTTGATGTCGAAGTTATTCATCATAAAACCTCAGATTTTTATGATTCCAAAGTGCTTGATGGTATTTTAAAAGGTTCGCACGCTAAAGCGGTTGATAATTTTAGGAGTTTCCTGAATCAACCCAGTTTTCATTGGGATGTTAAAAGAAACAAAGAAGATTTTAGGGGAAAAGTACTAGAACAAGTTCAGCTTCTAGGTACGAACGGTTATGGTGCCATGGCTTATGGTCCCGAATATGGGGGGACTGGCAACATGCCGGCATACGGAGCAATTTTTGAGCACCTCATGTTTATTGATGGGAGCCTTGCTGTGAAATTTGGGGTTCAATTTGGACTTTTTGGTGGTAGTATTCAGAAGTTGGGCACTAAAAAACATCACGACCAATACTTGACCGATACAGGGAAAGCAAAACTATTGGGCTGTTTTGCCATGACTGAAACAGGACATGGCTCTAATGTCAGAGGCATAAAGACCACTGCCACTTATGACCAAAAAACTGACTCTATTATTATTCATACACCAGGACCAAACGACAATAAAGAATATATAGGCAATGCTTTGCATTCATCCATGGCTTCCGTTTTTGCACAATTGATCGTTGATGGAAAAAATGAAGGGGTACATGCTGTTTTGGTTCCAGTACGCGATAAAAACAATACCGTATTGGAAGGAATTATCATTGAGGACAATGGATACAAACTTGGTTTAAATGGTGTGGATAATGGAAAGATTTGGTTTGACCAAGTCAAAGTTCCTCGTGAAAATTTACTGAATGAATTTGGTGAAATCAGGGATGATGGCACCTATTCTTCAGCAATCAAGAATCCGAACAAACGATTTTTCACCATGCTCGGCACTTTGGTCGGTGGTCGTATCTGCGTGGCAAAAGGGGGCGTCGGTGGCGCAAAAATGGCATTGACCATTGCAGTTAAGCACGCATTGAACAGAAGACAGTTTAATGACAGTGTTAAGATTCAAGAAGATCTTATTATGGATTACCCTACACATCAATTACGACTGACCCCCGCAATTGCAAGCGCATATGTGTATCATGTGACTTTAGAGGAGATGATGAAACGATATAGTGATGATTCTCAACCTGATAAAAGAAAAGTTGAAACTCAAGTGGCTGGTCTTAAATCCATCATAACCTGGTTTGCAAATGACACCATTCAAGAGTGCAGGGAAGCTTGCGGCGGAAAAGGATATTTGTTGGAAAATAGAATTGCCGACCTAAAAGGGGATGTGGACATATTCACCACTTTTGAAGGAGACAACAACGTTTTATTACAATTGGCAGCAAAGGGAGTTTTATCAGACTTTAAAGCAGAGTTTAATAGTGCCGGATTTACTTCAGTTTTAAAATTGTTACGAAGCCAACTCGCCGATAAGTTAAGCACTATTAATCCCATTTATTCCAACAAAGTGGACAAGGAACATCTATATAATCCTAAATTTCACAAACATGCGTTTAATTATAGAACCCGTAGACTAACTTATACGCTGGCCATGCGAATAAGGAGTTATATAAAAAAGGGAATTCCTTCTTATCAAGCTTTTTTAAAAGTTCAGACTCACTTATTAGTCTTAGGGAAAGCCTATAGTGTAGAACTGGCGTATCATACGTTCAATGAATTCTGCACTTCTGTTGCAGATAAAAAACATAGGGTATTATTGGAAAAGTTAGGAACACTTTATGCCCTGGACCAGCTTTACAATGATACTGGATGGTATCTGGAACAAGGATATTTTGGTGGAACAAAATCCAAGGCTATTAGACAAAGGGTGGAACGTTTATCTACCGAACTACGACCGCACATTGAGGTATTGGTAGATGGTTTTGGAATTCCAGAGCATTGTATTACTGCTCCTATTGCCAAGTAA
- a CDS encoding cbb3-type cytochrome c oxidase subunit I — translation MSATEHGHEDHGHHHKETFVTKYIFSQDHKMIAKQYLITGVLVMGFIGIAMSLLFRMQLAWPGESFSVFEAFLGKWAPEGVMDADVYLALITMHGTIMVFFVLTAGLSGTFSNLLIPLQIGARDMASGFLNMLSFWMFFVSAVIMIISLFVEAGPAAAGWTIYPPLSSLPMAQPGSGMGMTLWLVSMAIFIASSLLGSLNYIVTVINLRTKGMSMTRLPLTIWAFFVTAIIGVISFPVLLSAALLLIMDRSFGTSFFLSDIFIQGEVLHYQGGSPVLFEHLFWFLGHPEVYIVLLPALGITSEVMSTNARKPIFGYRAMVASILAIAFLSTIVWGHHMFISGMNPFLGSVFTFTTLLIAIPSAVKAFNYITTLWKGNLQLNPGMLFSIGLVSTFISGGLTGIILGDSTLDINVHDTYFVVAHFHLVMGISALYGLFAGVYHWFPKMFQGRMMNKNLGYVHFWITAICAYGIFFPMHFVGMAGVPRRYYENTAFPMFDELTNVQVLMTVFALIAGAAQLVFVYNFVRSIFYGKKGPQNPWSSNTLEWTAPQEHMHGNWPGAIPHVHRWAYDYSKTYENGEYIIPGQDFVPQNIPLQENEEELNH, via the coding sequence ATGTCAGCTACTGAACACGGACATGAAGATCATGGACATCATCATAAAGAAACGTTTGTAACCAAATATATCTTTAGTCAAGACCATAAGATGATTGCCAAGCAATATCTTATTACAGGTGTTTTGGTCATGGGCTTTATAGGAATTGCAATGTCATTGTTGTTTAGAATGCAATTGGCATGGCCTGGAGAATCATTTTCAGTTTTTGAGGCATTTTTAGGCAAATGGGCACCTGAAGGTGTTATGGATGCTGATGTTTACTTAGCTTTGATTACTATGCATGGTACCATTATGGTATTCTTTGTATTGACTGCAGGGTTGAGTGGTACGTTTAGTAACTTATTGATTCCTTTACAGATAGGTGCTCGTGATATGGCATCTGGCTTCTTGAACATGCTTTCTTTTTGGATGTTTTTTGTGTCAGCGGTTATCATGATTATTTCATTATTTGTTGAAGCAGGACCAGCAGCAGCGGGTTGGACTATTTACCCACCATTGAGTTCATTGCCAATGGCACAACCAGGTTCTGGTATGGGCATGACCTTATGGCTGGTATCCATGGCAATATTTATTGCTTCGTCCTTATTGGGTTCACTAAATTATATTGTAACAGTAATCAATTTAAGAACCAAAGGAATGTCAATGACACGTTTGCCATTGACCATTTGGGCATTTTTTGTTACGGCAATTATCGGTGTAATATCTTTCCCAGTATTACTTTCAGCGGCTTTACTGTTGATAATGGATAGAAGTTTTGGTACATCCTTTTTCCTTTCGGATATATTTATTCAAGGAGAGGTGCTGCATTACCAAGGAGGGTCACCCGTATTGTTCGAGCACTTGTTTTGGTTCTTGGGCCACCCAGAAGTATATATTGTTTTACTTCCTGCTTTGGGAATTACTTCAGAAGTAATGTCGACCAACGCGAGGAAACCTATATTTGGTTATAGAGCGATGGTAGCTTCCATTTTAGCTATTGCTTTCTTATCTACTATTGTATGGGGTCACCATATGTTCATCTCTGGTATGAATCCATTCTTGGGCTCTGTATTTACATTTACAACATTATTGATTGCAATACCGTCCGCAGTAAAGGCCTTCAACTATATAACCACCTTATGGAAAGGAAACCTGCAGCTTAACCCAGGCATGTTGTTTTCCATAGGTCTTGTCTCTACCTTTATATCTGGTGGTCTTACAGGTATTATCCTTGGGGATAGTACATTGGATATCAATGTTCATGATACTTACTTTGTAGTAGCTCACTTCCACTTGGTAATGGGTATTTCTGCACTGTATGGACTTTTTGCTGGGGTATACCATTGGTTCCCTAAAATGTTCCAGGGTAGAATGATGAATAAAAACTTGGGTTATGTGCATTTCTGGATTACGGCAATTTGTGCCTATGGTATATTCTTTCCAATGCACTTTGTTGGTATGGCCGGAGTGCCAAGACGTTATTATGAAAACACGGCATTCCCAATGTTTGATGAGTTAACAAACGTTCAAGTATTGATGACGGTGTTTGCACTTATTGCAGGAGCAGCACAATTGGTATTCGTTTACAACTTTGTGAGAAGTATATTTTACGGAAAGAAAGGACCTCAAAACCCATGGAGTTCCAATACATTGGAATGGACAGCTCCACAAGAGCATATGCATGGAAATTGGCCAGGTGCAATTCCTCACGTACACCGTTGGGCTTACGATTATAGTAAAACGTATGAAAATGGTGAATATATTATCCCAGGGCAGGATTTTGTTCCACAGAACATTCCGCTTCAGGAAAACGAAGAAGAACTCAACCACTAA
- a CDS encoding MFS transporter, with product MKIKKPELSFWQIWNMNVGFLGIQYSFGLQQSAINPIFLFLGAEEELLPILNIAGPITGLIVQPLIGAISDKTWSARWGRRKPFFLIGAILGSLCLFAFPLSPALWFAVGLLWILDVGNNMAMEPYRAFVGDKLPDKQLSMGYQMQSLFVGAGILLANASIFLFQDWFGGGQEVEGTIPKWLYYSFFIGSFLSITTILWSVLKTPEIPPGDEELKEINRHKALPFAERFKTPFVEIADAVKEMPKFMWKLSAVYLFQWYALFVYWQFITPLFRATMGYNTSEAAAQAAKMSTTYNVVTAVVALILVPLTLKFGGKKIYALSLFGTALALFAIPNIADPVYVLIPMVLFGIGWAAMMGIPYSMVSKIVPQERRGVYMGILNMMIVIPMGIQTLTFGPIFKNFLGGNSINAILFAGACFVIASILAMRLNVSKEDNLADIVEE from the coding sequence ATGAAAATTAAAAAACCTGAACTGAGTTTTTGGCAGATTTGGAATATGAATGTTGGATTTCTAGGCATTCAATATAGCTTTGGATTGCAGCAGAGCGCTATCAACCCTATTTTTCTTTTCTTGGGGGCAGAAGAAGAATTACTGCCCATTTTAAATATAGCGGGCCCCATAACGGGTTTAATCGTTCAACCATTGATTGGCGCTATTTCCGATAAAACCTGGTCGGCAAGATGGGGTAGAAGAAAACCATTTTTTCTTATTGGCGCTATTTTAGGAAGTCTATGTCTATTTGCTTTCCCGCTTAGCCCAGCTTTATGGTTCGCGGTAGGTTTGTTATGGATTCTTGATGTAGGGAACAATATGGCTATGGAACCTTACCGTGCTTTTGTAGGAGATAAATTACCGGACAAACAATTGAGCATGGGATACCAAATGCAGAGCTTGTTTGTAGGTGCTGGTATTCTCTTGGCCAATGCATCCATCTTTTTGTTTCAAGATTGGTTTGGAGGAGGGCAAGAAGTTGAAGGAACCATTCCCAAATGGTTATATTATTCTTTTTTTATTGGTTCATTTTTATCCATTACAACAATACTCTGGTCTGTATTGAAAACCCCAGAGATTCCACCTGGTGATGAAGAATTAAAAGAAATAAACAGACATAAGGCACTCCCATTTGCAGAACGTTTTAAAACACCTTTTGTTGAAATTGCAGATGCTGTAAAAGAAATGCCAAAATTTATGTGGAAGCTCTCGGCGGTTTATCTATTTCAGTGGTATGCGTTGTTTGTTTATTGGCAATTTATAACCCCATTATTTAGAGCTACAATGGGGTATAATACTTCTGAAGCAGCGGCGCAGGCAGCAAAAATGAGTACTACCTATAACGTTGTTACAGCAGTGGTAGCTTTAATATTGGTTCCATTGACCCTGAAGTTTGGTGGAAAGAAGATATATGCTCTCAGTCTTTTTGGTACTGCATTGGCATTGTTCGCAATACCAAACATTGCAGATCCAGTGTATGTGTTAATTCCTATGGTATTGTTTGGGATTGGATGGGCAGCTATGATGGGAATTCCGTATAGCATGGTTTCAAAGATTGTTCCCCAAGAAAGAAGAGGGGTATATATGGGAATCTTAAACATGATGATTGTAATCCCAATGGGAATTCAAACATTGACATTTGGCCCTATTTTTAAAAACTTTCTAGGCGGAAATTCCATAAATGCAATTTTATTTGCTGGAGCCTGCTTTGTAATTGCATCAATTTTAGCAATGCGATTAAATGTATCCAAAGAAGATAATCTTGCAGACATTGTAGAAGAATAA
- the queG gene encoding tRNA epoxyqueuosine(34) reductase QueG: MEPKEGYFNLITKTNYTELIKTEAKRLGFLSCGVSKAEFLEEEAPRLEKWLNQNMHGEMQYMENHFDKRLDPTKLVEGSKSVISLLLNYFPEQNQIKNTYKVSKYAYGTDYHFVIKDKLKSLLHFIQDEIGEVHGRAFVDSAPVLDKAWAAKSGLGWIGKHSNLLTQQVGSFYFIAELIVDLELDYDTPVTDHCGTCTACIDACPTEAIVAPYVVDGSKCISYFTIELKNEIPNEFQGKLEDWMFGCDVCQDVCPWNKFSKPHAEPLFNPNPELLSMSKKDWEEITEDVFKKIFKKSAVKRTKFSGLQRNIKFLK; the protein is encoded by the coding sequence ATGGAACCCAAGGAGGGTTATTTTAATTTGATAACAAAAACTAATTATACTGAACTAATTAAAACCGAAGCCAAACGCCTCGGTTTTTTGTCTTGTGGGGTTTCCAAAGCTGAATTTTTAGAAGAAGAAGCACCAAGATTGGAAAAATGGCTTAACCAAAATATGCATGGTGAGATGCAGTATATGGAAAACCATTTTGACAAGCGGTTAGATCCCACTAAATTGGTTGAGGGTTCAAAATCGGTAATTTCATTGTTGCTCAATTATTTTCCAGAGCAGAATCAAATAAAGAACACCTATAAGGTGTCTAAGTATGCCTATGGCACAGATTATCATTTTGTGATAAAAGATAAACTCAAATCCCTTTTGCATTTTATTCAAGACGAAATCGGGGAAGTTCACGGAAGAGCATTTGTAGATTCTGCTCCAGTTTTAGATAAAGCGTGGGCGGCAAAAAGCGGCTTAGGTTGGATAGGTAAACACAGTAATTTGCTAACACAACAAGTAGGGTCGTTTTACTTCATTGCTGAGTTGATTGTGGATTTGGAACTGGATTATGATACTCCAGTCACGGATCATTGCGGCACTTGTACCGCCTGTATTGATGCCTGCCCAACAGAAGCAATTGTTGCCCCTTATGTTGTGGATGGAAGTAAATGTATTTCCTATTTTACCATAGAATTAAAAAATGAAATTCCTAATGAGTTCCAGGGGAAATTGGAGGATTGGATGTTTGGTTGTGATGTTTGTCAGGATGTTTGTCCCTGGAATAAATTTTCAAAACCACATGCTGAGCCATTATTCAATCCAAATCCAGAACTACTGTCCATGTCCAAAAAAGATTGGGAGGAAATTACCGAAGATGTGTTCAAAAAAATCTTCAAAAAATCTGCGGTAAAGCGAACCAAATTCTCAGGTTTGCAACGGAATATTAAATTCCTTAAATAG
- a CDS encoding GIN domain-containing protein encodes MKNLVILLLLLCHVTLMAQRKPKVKGSRIVTEVNEELPAFNAIQLNDNLDIVLKKSFGPGYQIVADDNLIDILKFKVEDSTLVITSFYAVTAKKQFDITINYTELKAITVKEGSVVSNDIISSDELFIDAFADARLDIKANAAVMDINLEDTSKGDFNVDVDSLNIGLHNRAEAYIYSVNEVSLVDLDGNGSLTYEGTSDRTEIDLTGNAKFKGEKMEVGIIKARLENAANARIYAYRDLELSAKGNSRIYLYGNPKITVLEFLDTVQLIKKVE; translated from the coding sequence GTGAAAAATCTTGTAATACTACTTTTATTATTGTGTCATGTCACGTTAATGGCGCAACGCAAACCTAAAGTAAAGGGAAGTCGTATTGTTACCGAAGTTAACGAGGAACTACCTGCCTTTAATGCAATTCAACTTAATGATAATCTAGACATCGTACTAAAAAAATCATTTGGCCCGGGATACCAAATTGTGGCTGATGATAATCTGATAGATATTTTAAAATTTAAAGTTGAGGACAGTACATTGGTAATAACTTCTTTTTATGCTGTTACTGCCAAAAAGCAATTTGATATCACCATAAATTATACAGAGCTAAAAGCAATTACGGTTAAAGAAGGCAGTGTTGTTTCAAACGATATTATCAGCAGCGATGAGTTATTTATAGATGCGTTTGCTGATGCAAGATTGGACATTAAGGCAAATGCAGCAGTGATGGACATTAATTTAGAAGATACTAGCAAAGGAGATTTTAATGTTGATGTAGATTCACTGAATATAGGTCTACATAATAGAGCTGAAGCCTATATATATTCTGTAAATGAAGTAAGCTTGGTGGATTTGGATGGAAATGGATCCTTGACCTATGAAGGTACTTCCGATAGAACAGAAATCGACTTAACAGGGAATGCAAAATTTAAGGGTGAGAAAATGGAAGTGGGTATCATTAAGGCCAGGTTGGAAAATGCTGCAAATGCCCGCATATATGCCTATAGAGATTTGGAGCTTAGTGCCAAAGGAAACTCCAGAATATACCTCTATGGCAACCCCAAAATTACGGTTCTCGAATTTTTGGATACTGTCCAATTGATCAAGAAAGTAGAATGA
- a CDS encoding cytochrome c oxidase subunit II translates to MTALLTLTVLVLVAIAIWQMTKIFELSQLKSESTEIATDSDNKYNGYLLFGFLIFIYGITIFSFAKYNKMLLPEASSAHGGEYDQLMWVSFAIIFFVQTITQALLHYFGYKYRGEKGKKALFFADNDRLEFIWTIIPVIVLAGLILWGLYTWTNIMDINDEDDPLIVELYAQQFNWTARYGGDDNVLGDASVRLIDIDRANVLGLDESDPNAADDVITKELHLPVGRKVNFMMRSQDVLHSAYMPHFRAQMNCVPGMITQFSFTPTVTTEEMRLNPDVVDKVKRTNAIRAKRAAEGKPNSEPWEFDYILLCNKICGKSHYNMQMKIIVETEEEYNKWIAEQTTFTQTVAPVE, encoded by the coding sequence ATGACTGCATTATTAACATTGACTGTTTTAGTACTGGTAGCAATCGCAATCTGGCAAATGACCAAGATTTTTGAATTGTCCCAACTGAAATCAGAAAGCACGGAGATAGCCACAGATTCAGATAACAAGTACAATGGTTATTTGTTATTCGGATTCCTGATTTTTATCTACGGAATTACCATATTTAGTTTTGCAAAATACAATAAGATGTTGCTTCCAGAAGCTTCTTCTGCACATGGTGGGGAATATGACCAACTCATGTGGGTGTCATTTGCCATTATCTTTTTTGTACAGACCATTACACAAGCCTTATTGCACTATTTTGGATATAAGTATAGAGGAGAGAAAGGTAAAAAAGCACTTTTCTTTGCAGATAATGACCGCTTAGAGTTTATATGGACCATTATTCCGGTTATTGTGCTTGCAGGTTTAATTCTATGGGGGTTGTATACCTGGACAAACATCATGGATATAAATGATGAAGATGACCCTTTAATAGTGGAGTTGTATGCCCAACAATTTAACTGGACAGCTCGCTATGGTGGGGATGATAATGTTCTTGGAGATGCAAGTGTTCGTTTAATAGATATTGATAGAGCAAACGTTCTTGGTTTAGATGAGTCGGACCCAAACGCAGCAGATGATGTCATCACAAAAGAATTGCACTTACCAGTTGGCCGAAAGGTAAATTTTATGATGCGCTCCCAAGATGTGTTGCATTCGGCATACATGCCTCACTTTAGGGCTCAAATGAACTGTGTTCCAGGTATGATTACCCAATTTTCATTTACACCTACGGTAACTACGGAGGAAATGCGATTGAACCCAGATGTGGTGGATAAAGTCAAAAGAACAAATGCCATACGCGCAAAGCGAGCGGCAGAAGGAAAACCGAATTCAGAGCCATGGGAGTTTGATTATATCCTATTATGTAACAAAATCTGTGGAAAATCCCATTATAACATGCAAATGAAGATTATAGTGGAAACAGAGGAAGAATACAATAAATGGATTGCTGAGCAGACAACATTTACGCAAACTGTTGCACCTGTTGAATAA